In a genomic window of Thermogemmata fonticola:
- a CDS encoding cupin domain-containing protein, whose amino-acid sequence MTADDVIRLLQLEPHPTEGGYFRETYRSALQLPSSILPAHSGSRSLSTAIYYLLRPGQVSELHLLPSDEIFHFYLGQPVGMLQLHPDGSGREIILGQDLNAGQLPQVVVPAGVWQGSRLLSDSGFALLGCTVAPGFDYADYRRGSRAELIQRWPAFAQIITLLTPNG is encoded by the coding sequence ATGACTGCTGACGATGTCATCCGCCTGCTGCAACTGGAACCGCACCCCACAGAAGGGGGGTACTTTCGCGAAACGTATCGTTCGGCGCTGCAACTGCCGTCAAGCATCTTGCCCGCGCATAGCGGGAGCCGTTCCTTGTCCACCGCCATTTATTACTTGCTGCGTCCAGGCCAGGTTTCCGAACTCCATCTGTTGCCCAGCGATGAGATTTTTCACTTCTACCTGGGCCAACCTGTGGGCATGCTGCAATTGCATCCCGACGGCAGCGGCCGGGAAATCATCCTGGGACAGGACCTGAACGCTGGCCAACTGCCGCAGGTCGTCGTTCCCGCTGGTGTATGGCAAGGCAGCCGTTTGCTCTCGGATAGCGGTTTCGCTTTGCTCGGCTGCACCGTCGCTCCAGGTTTTGACTACGCCGACTATCGCCGAGGTTCCCGTGCTGAGTTGATCCAGCGCTGGCCCGCCTTTGCTCAGATTATCACACTGTTGACTCCCAACGGCTGA
- a CDS encoding polysaccharide biosynthesis/export family protein, whose translation MRQTCPRPGLEAPQAVRAIEPHPHYRLACGDVVEVRFDTQPQWDALVAVSLDGRLPLGLPAEPRVEGLTVSESRDLLAQSVQIPPDAVQLRLVEPRGQYLFVHGPIRGRLRIVPYQGPETVLDFLKRISGLPPGTQLGQIYVVRPGVAQGQRPQVFRCDVRSALYGLPTLYNVPLQPGDLIYLGETGPSVLARFLPDWLAPLYCRLLGLWPESWFFPSWYDRLVLERRWADQGTPER comes from the coding sequence TTGCGGCAAACTTGTCCAAGGCCGGGGCTGGAAGCGCCGCAGGCGGTCCGGGCCATCGAACCGCATCCGCACTACCGCTTAGCCTGTGGCGACGTGGTGGAAGTCCGCTTTGACACCCAACCGCAGTGGGATGCCTTGGTGGCCGTGAGTCTGGATGGACGCTTGCCCTTGGGGCTGCCCGCGGAACCGCGCGTGGAAGGCTTGACGGTCAGCGAAAGCCGAGACCTGCTGGCACAGTCCGTACAGATTCCGCCGGATGCTGTCCAACTGCGATTGGTGGAACCGCGAGGCCAATACCTCTTCGTGCATGGCCCAATCCGCGGTCGGCTCCGTATCGTGCCCTATCAGGGTCCCGAAACCGTCCTGGATTTCCTCAAGCGGATTTCAGGGCTGCCGCCGGGCACGCAACTGGGTCAGATTTATGTCGTCCGTCCCGGAGTGGCTCAGGGCCAGCGCCCGCAGGTGTTTCGTTGCGATGTCCGTTCCGCACTCTACGGCTTGCCTACGCTGTACAATGTTCCCCTCCAACCCGGCGATCTCATTTATCTCGGTGAAACAGGCCCCTCCGTCTTGGCTCGCTTCCTGCCCGATTGGCTGGCACCCTTGTACTGCCGTTTGCTCGGCCTGTGGCCGGAGTCGTGGTTCTTCCCCTCGTGGTACGATCGGCTCGTACTGGAGCGTCGCTGGGCGGACCAAGGGACTCCGGAACGTTGA
- the glnE gene encoding bifunctional [glutamate--ammonia ligase]-adenylyl-L-tyrosine phosphorylase/[glutamate--ammonia-ligase] adenylyltransferase has protein sequence MPSAADEVLLKFLRDPERGRRNLAGLAHHLGEEHWPQLCALLRRFLPHCPDADMALNHLERLASRPGMQERWAHLLEGRGKGLEILVQLLGVSQFFADTLARYPEWLEAIRHPPRSVPTTAELLAELQSEIRLAPDDVSVLQALRRFRHRHLLRIGINDIIRQRSLEEITRELSRVAEALIAAALQHAYRTITARFGVPTAPDGSPARLAVLALGKLGGEELNYSSDIDLIVVYDHEGTTSGRRPGITNSECFSRIVAELVRLVSSHTEEGVAYRVDLRLRPEGQRGPLARSLRSTLHYYDTMGRTWERQALIKLRPVAGDAALGREVQAALEPFVYRQYLSFAEINEVKALKRRMEERAARRRGEGDFPRDIKHGPGGIRDIEYTVQFLQLLNGGDLPAVRQRNTLLALEALEIAGCLTPQETYLLADAYRFLRTTEHRLQLLCDLQTHTLPADTERLRQLALRLGYAASPHRSLGSLTLSGSRTLSPTEAGHAPQRRSPLDEEPPLPSLNTSALLVDPLDRFLKDLQDKTSLTRTILNHLLHQTFADAGDKAEPESDLILDPEPEVEMIQAVLSRYRFRDIPRAYLNLTQLARESVPFLSSRRCRHFLASIAPRLLAAVADTPDPDDALTQLERVSASLGAKAVLWELFSQHPACLQLYVELCASSPFLSGLLINNPGMIDELLDSLVLNQPRTAAELRAELAELCRGADDPEPILHSFQDKELLRIGVSDLLGRSTIRQTTAALSDLAETILLQIIDLVEPQMQRRWGIPLHPDRGAAEPCAYVLLGLGKLGGREISYHSDLDLLLLYEAEGQTTEGQANSVYFTELVRAIIRRASQMGPWGRLYAVDMRLRPTGKSGALVLPLSEFRRYFAQSDCQDWERQALTRARVLRGPPPLCQAMHALLREALFARPWTAESLDAWEAMRRKLEINGSPRNLKRAPGGLADVEFLVQLLQMKHGAQYPSILQPNVWDALDALEEQRLMAEGELAVLRAGYSFLRLVEARLRIVTDRPLNELPEDPAELTRLARRLGYPRLESFWDDWRRHTTAIRRCYQTLLWRERRPRSGPPL, from the coding sequence ATGCCAAGCGCGGCAGACGAGGTACTTTTGAAATTCCTCCGCGACCCGGAACGGGGCCGGCGGAACCTTGCGGGATTGGCCCACCACCTTGGAGAGGAACACTGGCCGCAACTCTGTGCTCTCTTGCGGCGTTTCCTGCCTCACTGCCCCGACGCGGACATGGCGTTGAATCACCTGGAGCGCTTGGCCAGCCGGCCGGGCATGCAGGAGCGCTGGGCACACCTCCTCGAAGGACGTGGGAAAGGATTGGAAATCCTGGTGCAACTCCTCGGAGTGTCCCAGTTTTTTGCTGACACCCTCGCCCGCTATCCCGAATGGCTAGAGGCGATCCGCCATCCCCCCCGCAGTGTCCCTACCACCGCAGAACTTCTCGCCGAGCTGCAAAGTGAAATTCGCTTGGCCCCAGATGATGTCTCCGTGTTACAGGCTCTTCGCCGCTTCCGCCACCGCCATCTGCTGCGGATTGGGATCAACGACATCATCCGCCAGCGTTCCCTGGAAGAGATCACACGGGAACTGTCGCGCGTGGCCGAGGCCTTGATCGCAGCCGCCTTGCAGCATGCCTACCGCACGATCACCGCACGTTTCGGCGTTCCAACCGCTCCGGACGGCTCTCCGGCTCGGCTGGCCGTATTGGCCCTGGGAAAACTCGGCGGAGAAGAGCTGAATTACTCCAGCGACATTGACCTGATCGTGGTGTATGACCATGAGGGAACCACAAGCGGGCGCCGGCCGGGGATCACGAACAGCGAGTGTTTTTCCCGGATTGTCGCCGAGTTGGTGCGCCTCGTGTCGAGTCATACCGAGGAGGGTGTCGCTTATCGTGTCGATCTGCGCTTGCGTCCAGAGGGGCAACGCGGTCCTTTGGCGCGGAGCCTGCGAAGCACTCTGCATTATTACGACACGATGGGGCGGACGTGGGAGCGCCAGGCATTGATCAAACTCCGCCCGGTGGCTGGCGATGCCGCCTTGGGCCGGGAGGTCCAGGCCGCCCTGGAGCCGTTTGTTTATCGGCAATATCTCAGTTTCGCGGAGATCAACGAGGTCAAAGCCCTCAAGCGCCGCATGGAGGAACGGGCAGCACGCCGCCGGGGGGAAGGAGATTTTCCCAGAGATATTAAGCATGGGCCAGGAGGCATCCGGGACATCGAATACACGGTGCAGTTCCTCCAGTTGCTCAATGGCGGAGACTTGCCCGCCGTCCGACAGCGCAACACCCTCCTGGCTCTGGAAGCCCTGGAAATCGCGGGCTGCCTCACTCCCCAGGAGACCTATTTGCTCGCCGACGCCTACCGCTTCCTCCGCACCACCGAACATCGCCTTCAGTTGCTCTGCGACCTGCAAACCCACACCTTGCCCGCCGATACCGAGCGCTTGCGGCAATTGGCCCTACGCCTGGGATATGCCGCCTCACCCCATCGTTCACTGGGATCGCTCACACTCTCAGGCTCACGCACCCTTTCACCGACCGAAGCCGGTCATGCGCCGCAACGGCGCTCACCCCTCGACGAAGAGCCTCCCCTCCCCTCGCTCAATACCTCCGCTCTCCTCGTCGATCCTCTCGATCGCTTTCTCAAAGATTTGCAGGACAAGACAAGTTTGACCCGCACCATTCTCAATCACCTATTGCATCAGACTTTCGCCGACGCGGGGGATAAAGCCGAGCCGGAAAGCGATCTGATCCTCGACCCCGAACCCGAAGTGGAAATGATCCAGGCGGTCCTGAGCCGTTATCGGTTCCGGGATATTCCCCGTGCGTATCTGAACTTGACGCAGTTGGCGCGGGAGTCCGTACCCTTTTTGTCCTCCCGCCGCTGTCGGCACTTTCTCGCCAGCATTGCACCCCGCCTGCTCGCCGCCGTCGCAGATACTCCCGATCCCGATGACGCCTTGACCCAACTGGAACGGGTGTCTGCCTCGCTGGGGGCCAAGGCCGTCCTCTGGGAGTTGTTCAGCCAGCATCCCGCCTGCTTGCAGCTTTACGTCGAGCTTTGTGCCAGCAGCCCCTTTCTTTCGGGCCTGCTGATCAATAATCCGGGAATGATCGACGAGCTGCTGGATAGTCTCGTCCTGAATCAACCACGGACTGCCGCGGAATTGCGAGCGGAATTGGCCGAGCTGTGCCGCGGAGCCGATGACCCTGAACCGATCTTGCACAGCTTCCAGGACAAGGAATTGCTCCGCATCGGCGTCAGCGACCTCTTAGGACGATCCACCATCCGGCAGACGACAGCCGCCCTCTCGGATCTGGCCGAGACGATCCTCTTGCAGATTATCGATTTGGTGGAACCCCAGATGCAGCGCCGCTGGGGGATTCCCCTGCACCCTGACCGGGGTGCGGCGGAGCCTTGCGCTTACGTGCTTTTGGGATTGGGCAAGCTCGGCGGCCGGGAGATCAGTTACCACAGCGATCTGGATTTGCTGCTCCTGTACGAAGCGGAGGGACAAACGACCGAAGGGCAAGCCAACTCTGTGTATTTCACCGAACTGGTGCGGGCGATCATTCGCCGGGCGAGCCAGATGGGACCCTGGGGCCGGCTTTATGCGGTCGATATGCGCCTCCGGCCCACTGGCAAATCCGGCGCGCTCGTCTTGCCGCTTTCCGAGTTCCGGCGTTACTTTGCTCAGTCCGATTGCCAAGACTGGGAACGCCAAGCTCTGACCCGCGCGCGGGTTCTCCGGGGTCCGCCGCCTTTGTGCCAAGCAATGCACGCCTTGCTGCGCGAAGCTCTCTTTGCCCGTCCGTGGACCGCCGAGAGCCTGGACGCTTGGGAAGCCATGCGGCGCAAATTGGAAATCAACGGCAGTCCGAGGAACCTCAAGCGGGCGCCCGGCGGCCTGGCGGATGTGGAATTCCTGGTCCAGTTGCTGCAAATGAAGCATGGCGCGCAATATCCGTCTATCCTCCAGCCGAATGTCTGGGATGCTTTGGATGCACTCGAAGAACAGCGGCTGATGGCGGAGGGCGAACTGGCCGTTCTGCGCGCCGGCTACTCCTTCCTCCGCCTGGTCGAGGCCCGATTGCGCATTGTTACGGACCGGCCGCTCAACGAACTGCCGGAGGACCCGGCGGAGTTGACCCGCTTGGCCCGACGCCTGGGTTATCCCCGGCTGGAGTCCTTCTGGGACGACTGGCGCCGGCACACCACAGCCATCCGCCGCTGCTACCAAACCCTCTTGTGGCGGGAACGGCGCCCGCGTTCCGGTCCACCTCTCTGA
- a CDS encoding O-acetyl-ADP-ribose deacetylase has translation MVATELTRNGCRVEVVQGDITQLAVDAIVNAANPWLAGGGGVDGAIHRAGGPTILQECRQIMEQRGGRPLAAGEAVITGGGQLPARYVIHTVGPVYREWTPAEAAERLAACYRNSLALLRQHGLRSIAFPAISTGAYGYPPEEACPIAVRTVLEELERHDACERLIFCTFGARDYELYRQELGRISGAGSVSS, from the coding sequence ATGGTGGCAACAGAGTTGACCAGGAATGGGTGCCGCGTGGAGGTTGTGCAAGGCGACATCACGCAGTTGGCGGTGGACGCGATTGTGAACGCTGCCAATCCGTGGCTGGCGGGCGGGGGCGGGGTGGACGGAGCGATCCATCGTGCCGGTGGGCCAACCATCCTTCAGGAATGCCGACAGATCATGGAGCAGCGGGGCGGGCGGCCCTTGGCCGCGGGCGAGGCTGTGATCACCGGCGGCGGACAACTCCCGGCCCGCTATGTCATCCACACCGTGGGGCCGGTGTACCGTGAGTGGACGCCGGCGGAAGCAGCCGAGCGCCTGGCCGCCTGCTATCGCAACTCCCTCGCTTTGTTACGGCAGCATGGCTTACGCTCGATTGCTTTTCCGGCGATCAGTACCGGAGCTTACGGTTATCCGCCCGAAGAAGCCTGCCCGATCGCTGTACGCACTGTTCTGGAAGAATTGGAGCGGCACGACGCCTGCGAGCGCCTCATTTTCTGCACCTTCGGTGCGCGGGACTATGAACTGTATCGACAGGAATTGGGCCGAATCAGCGGAGCAGGTTCCGTTAGCTCATGA
- a CDS encoding trypsin-like peptidase domain-containing protein, with protein sequence MSTSRRGSRNRSNNGLLRGVGTLLVLVVLLGGNGVSLLGEEASSSSLKRRDSTRLYSQRRDPVVAVYEKVKGAVVNIHSERTVVPAGEDPFRLHVQPQRVNGMGTGIVLDPRGYILTNFHVVDDVQTLRVRLCDGSGYSARIFAVDKEADLAIIKIDPQKPLPLLVWGTSADLMVGEAVIAIGNAYGYEHSITDGRVSYKGRDVTLNKEMGYRGLIQTSAPINPGNSGGPLLNLLGEVVGVNVAIRAGAQNIGFALPVDQVIGRTAEMLARRRAWRHGWVVRDVAEREELDSPVRRKVVIEAIEAGSSAAQSVAKVGDVVEKIGDVTVFTSMDLERALLDLGGTAAVSVKLRRGNEAVEAVLPLGPARVVPAGSAELVWRKLGLRLIAVGADAVSRANPQLRGGMLISEVAPQSAAAIAGLQRGDILVGLHTWEILNHDNIAFVLQHKDFAAFLPLKYYVIREGRLREGWLPLNP encoded by the coding sequence GTGAGCACCAGCCGACGAGGAAGCCGAAACCGATCGAACAACGGACTGCTTCGTGGGGTAGGGACGCTGCTGGTGCTGGTGGTCCTTCTGGGAGGGAACGGAGTTTCTCTGCTAGGGGAAGAAGCATCGAGCAGCAGCCTGAAACGCCGGGATAGCACACGGCTGTACAGCCAACGCCGCGACCCAGTGGTGGCCGTTTACGAGAAAGTGAAAGGCGCCGTCGTCAACATTCACAGTGAGCGGACAGTAGTGCCGGCGGGGGAGGACCCCTTCCGTTTGCACGTTCAGCCCCAGCGGGTCAATGGCATGGGTACGGGAATTGTCCTCGATCCGCGGGGTTACATCCTGACCAATTTTCACGTGGTGGATGATGTGCAGACCCTGCGGGTCCGCTTGTGCGATGGCAGCGGCTACTCGGCCCGCATCTTCGCCGTGGATAAGGAAGCTGACCTGGCGATCATCAAGATCGATCCCCAGAAACCCCTGCCGCTACTCGTTTGGGGAACCTCTGCCGACCTCATGGTGGGTGAAGCCGTCATTGCGATCGGCAATGCCTATGGCTATGAGCACTCTATCACCGATGGCCGCGTCTCCTACAAGGGACGCGATGTCACTTTGAACAAGGAGATGGGATATCGGGGCTTGATCCAAACGAGCGCTCCGATCAATCCGGGCAACTCCGGCGGACCGCTTCTGAATCTGCTGGGAGAGGTAGTCGGAGTGAATGTCGCCATTCGCGCGGGTGCCCAAAATATCGGTTTTGCGTTGCCCGTGGATCAGGTCATCGGACGGACAGCCGAGATGCTGGCGCGCCGCCGGGCGTGGCGGCACGGTTGGGTCGTGCGGGATGTCGCAGAGCGGGAAGAATTGGACAGTCCCGTCCGCCGCAAGGTCGTCATCGAAGCCATCGAGGCGGGGTCCTCCGCTGCCCAGAGTGTAGCCAAAGTGGGTGACGTCGTTGAGAAAATCGGGGATGTGACGGTTTTCACCTCGATGGACCTGGAGCGTGCCCTCCTCGATCTCGGCGGCACAGCAGCGGTTTCGGTCAAGCTCCGGCGTGGGAATGAGGCGGTCGAAGCCGTGTTGCCCCTGGGACCTGCGCGAGTGGTGCCCGCAGGCTCGGCGGAGTTGGTGTGGCGGAAGTTAGGCCTGCGGCTCATCGCGGTCGGAGCGGATGCCGTCAGCCGGGCCAATCCGCAGCTACGCGGCGGCATGCTCATCAGCGAGGTGGCGCCGCAAAGCGCCGCTGCCATTGCCGGCCTGCAACGGGGCGATATCCTCGTCGGTTTGCACACCTGGGAAATCCTTAACCACGATAACATCGCCTTCGTGTTGCAGCACAAAGACTTCGCCGCCTTCCTTCCCTTGAAATACTACGTCATCCGCGAAGGCCGCCTGCGCGAGGGTTGGCTGCCACTCAACCCCTAA